A part of Rattus rattus isolate New Zealand chromosome 4, Rrattus_CSIRO_v1, whole genome shotgun sequence genomic DNA contains:
- the LOC116897792 gene encoding olfactory receptor 2L8-like produces the protein MDSYNQTFTGFILLGLFPPSKIGLFLFILIVVVFLTAWIGNLSMILLIFLDSHLHTPMYFLLSQLSLIDLNYISTIVPKMVSDFLLGNKYISFIGCGFQIFLFLTFGGAETLLLASMAYDRYVAICFPLHYATHMNKRVCVMMITGAWVLGSINSCAHTGYALQIPYCRSRAINHFFCDVPAMLTLACMDTWVYEYTVFVSTILFLVFPFIGIVCSYGRVFLAVYRMHSGAGKKKAYSTCSTHLTVVTFYYAPFAYTYLRPRSLRSPTEDKILAVFYTVLTPMLNPIIYSLRNKEVMGAVKRMTHRICFAKI, from the coding sequence ATGGATAGTTATAATCAAACATTTACAGGTTTCATTTTATTGGGATTGTTCCCACCCTCAAAAATAGGTCTATTCCTCTTCATTCTCATTGTTGTCGTCTTCCTGACAGCTTGGATTGGCAACCTGTCGATgatcctcctcatcttcctggaTTCACATCTCCATACACCCATGTATTTTTTACTTAGTCAGCTTTCTCTCATTGACTTAAATTACATCTCTACCATTGTCCCTAAAATGGTGTCTGACTTTCTGTTAGGTAATAAGTACATCTCCTTCATTGGGTGTGGATTTCAGATCTTCCTCTTCTTGACTTTTGGGGGTGCAGAAACCCTTTTGCTGGCATCAATGGCCTATGACCGTTATGTGGCTATTTGTTTTCCTCTCCACTATGCCACACATATGAATAAAAGAGTCTGTGTGATGATGATAACAGGAGCTTGGGTTCTGGGCTCAATTAATTCCTGTGCTCACACTGGATATGCACTCCAAATTCCTTACTGCCGATCCAGAGCCATCAACCATTTCTTCTGTGACGTCCCTGCCATGTTGACTCTGGCTTGCATGGACACATGGGTCTATGAGTATACAGTGTTTGTGAGCACAATCCTCTTTCTTGTGTTTCCATTCATTGGAATAGTGTGTTCTTATGGTCGTGTTTTCCTAGCTGTCTACCGCATGCATTCTGGGGCAGGGAAGAAGAAGGCCTATTCTACCTGTAGCACCCACCTCACCGTAGTAACTTTCTACTATGCACCATTTGCTTACACCTATCTACGCCCAAGATCCCTCCGATCCCCAACAGAGGATAAGATTCTTGCAGTCTTCTACACAGTTCTCACCCCAATGCTCAATCCTAtcatctacagcctgagaaaCAAAGAAGTGATGGGGGCCGTGAAAAGGATGACTCACAGAATTTGCTTTGCAAAAATATAG